A single region of the Acidobacteriota bacterium genome encodes:
- a CDS encoding class I SAM-dependent methyltransferase, which produces MNVSFLLPRLRAEWRKRTRRELSVADIHPRFRDRERHFRSPPMTAEMVAAISRLSPQFHLEPGESSRSFWELTQNGSCWGEFDAAEPVLRSMPSPGRALDIGCGLGRSTAFLRRILDWNDTEFHLYDGDGPRIDYPRSGERTDRSFCGDLTALREVLEYNEVPNVRVFDAHALNHRLDALPGPYDLVYSFYAAGFHWSLADFWCEFEAISHHRTIGIFTIHRNFEEFRALRDWAFRIVPFERSLIKDRPHRLLIATRDEDLLSP; this is translated from the coding sequence GTGAACGTCAGCTTCCTGTTACCACGGCTGCGCGCCGAGTGGCGCAAGCGCACCCGGCGCGAGCTCTCGGTGGCCGACATCCACCCGCGCTTCCGGGACCGGGAACGGCACTTCCGGTCGCCGCCGATGACGGCCGAGATGGTGGCGGCGATCTCCCGCCTGTCGCCCCAGTTTCATCTCGAACCCGGAGAGTCTTCGCGATCGTTCTGGGAGCTGACCCAGAACGGGTCCTGCTGGGGCGAGTTCGACGCCGCGGAACCGGTGCTCCGGTCCATGCCGAGTCCCGGTAGGGCGCTCGACATCGGTTGCGGCCTTGGCCGCTCGACCGCCTTTCTCCGGCGCATCCTCGACTGGAACGACACCGAGTTCCACCTCTACGACGGCGACGGTCCCCGGATCGACTATCCACGCAGCGGGGAACGGACCGACCGCTCCTTCTGCGGCGACCTCACCGCGCTGCGCGAGGTGCTGGAGTACAACGAGGTGCCGAACGTCCGCGTGTTCGACGCCCACGCACTGAACCACCGCCTGGACGCTCTGCCCGGTCCCTACGACCTCGTGTACTCCTTCTACGCCGCCGGCTTCCACTGGTCCCTCGCTGACTTCTGGTGCGAGTTCGAGGCGATCTCGCACCACCGAACCATCGGCATCTTCACGATCCACCGCAACTTCGAGGAATTCCGGGCGCTCCGGGATTGGGCGTTCCGCATCGTGCCCTTCGAGCGCAGCCTGATCAAGGACCGGCCGCACCGGCTGCTGATCGCGACCAGAGACGAAGACCTTCTGTCGCCGTAG
- a CDS encoding DoxX family protein, whose product MLDSLKNCQPQTYAALRIVAGFLFLWHGAQKLLGFPLPTPEGAPTFILYIAGPIELIGGALIMVGLFTRPVAFLASGLMAFAYFLGHATRLGDDQPIWHAVMPLTNGGETAVLFCFVFLYIAAKGNGMCSIGGDED is encoded by the coding sequence ATGCTCGACTCGCTCAAGAACTGCCAGCCCCAGACCTATGCCGCGCTGCGGATCGTCGCCGGCTTCCTCTTCCTCTGGCATGGGGCGCAGAAACTCCTGGGCTTCCCTCTTCCGACTCCCGAAGGCGCCCCGACCTTCATCCTCTACATCGCCGGACCCATCGAGCTGATCGGCGGCGCGCTGATCATGGTCGGCCTGTTCACCCGCCCCGTCGCCTTTCTCGCCAGCGGCCTGATGGCCTTCGCCTACTTCCTCGGCCACGCCACGCGCCTGGGCGACGACCAGCCGATCTGGCACGCCGTGATGCCGCTCACGAACGGCGGAGAAACAGCCGTTCTCTTCTGCTTCGTCTTCCTCTACATCGCCGCCAAGGGCAACGGCATGTGCAGCATCGGCGGCGACGAGGACTGA
- a CDS encoding SDR family oxidoreductase: MKNLFDVSGKVAVVTGGSRGIGAMIARGYVENGVRTYISSRKAPVCDAMAEELSAHGECISLPNDLSTIEGVERFRAEFREREEELHILVNNAGAAWGAPLEEFPESGWDKVMDINLKGPFYLSVKLLPELRAAATEDDPARVINIASIDGLHVNPQEHYPYSASKAGMIHLTRALARRLAPEDITVNAVCPGPFESKMMEYNLRKFGDEIRARNPRKRIGTPEDMAGVSIYLASRAAAYVTGAAIPVDGGIFAVS; the protein is encoded by the coding sequence ATGAAGAACCTGTTCGACGTTTCCGGCAAGGTGGCCGTGGTCACCGGGGGCTCTCGCGGCATCGGCGCGATGATCGCCCGCGGCTACGTGGAGAACGGCGTGCGCACCTACATCAGCTCGCGCAAGGCGCCGGTCTGCGATGCGATGGCGGAGGAACTCTCAGCCCACGGCGAGTGCATCTCGCTGCCGAACGACCTGTCGACGATCGAGGGGGTGGAGCGTTTCCGCGCCGAGTTCAGGGAGCGCGAGGAGGAGCTTCACATCCTGGTCAACAACGCCGGCGCCGCCTGGGGAGCGCCGCTTGAGGAGTTCCCGGAGTCCGGCTGGGACAAGGTGATGGACATCAACCTGAAGGGACCGTTCTACCTGAGCGTCAAGCTGCTGCCCGAGCTGCGCGCCGCGGCAACGGAGGACGACCCGGCGCGGGTGATCAACATCGCCTCGATCGACGGCTTGCACGTGAACCCGCAGGAGCACTATCCCTACAGCGCCAGCAAGGCCGGCATGATCCACCTGACCCGGGCCCTCGCACGCCGCCTCGCGCCCGAGGACATCACGGTGAACGCCGTCTGTCCGGGGCCGTTCGAGAGCAAGATGATGGAGTACAACCTGCGCAAGTTCGGCGACGAGATCCGCGCCCGCAACCCGCGCAAGCGGATCGGCACGCCGGAGGACATGGCCGGCGTTTCGATCTACCTGGCGTCCCGCGCCGCGGCCTACGTCACCGGCGCCGCCATCCCGGTCGACGGCGGCATCTTCGCGGTGAGCTGA
- a CDS encoding VWA domain-containing protein, with the protein MRYRTGLVSSSVVALLVAAASVTAKQETEAPAGAIQETVDVEVVNVDVQVVDRQGMPVSGLDLSNFQVFENGERVEPVNFYEVVREDPDANAPIWLVLYFDQHNMLSANRDRALAELEVDLPAVLEDRRVRVMVAAHDQKPEVIQDFTRNFGAIRGALTSLKGQETVGDARDGLRQSAQLSVTDIFQRMRSRDRLDRQNAGLAIDALLGEMRTYAREVHADSLETFDALGNFVRTLAWLEGRKALVFVSDGVAERPVGTLMEHIQDLLTGGASDAGALVERAGGGQAPGTPGTGGLFDRDASMEVGRLQQEVEQYRATATIQAIVAEANTYGVTLVAAKPPPGDAATSARRSRGRGSLIEIADRREALHSLADGTGGVARTGGGRLTGLLTKAVGGMQSYYSLGLSSADKFEGEFTSIEVRVRGVRGATANYRQSYVKKGVRSRISERALAAAFVGQSDNQHRMEVSVDAMMPVEGEDLFDVQMWIEFPINSVELVEVDGIHRSATRLVVVAMDDEDELTAAQHLEVPLQVPGEALAEALESHYRAGLRIRLPPGRQRIALGLWDQVARSGSVLTDALTVGTPQ; encoded by the coding sequence ATGAGATACAGAACCGGCCTCGTTTCTTCTTCCGTGGTAGCACTTCTGGTCGCGGCGGCTTCGGTCACCGCTAAGCAGGAGACAGAAGCGCCTGCCGGCGCCATCCAGGAGACCGTCGACGTCGAGGTCGTGAACGTCGACGTCCAGGTGGTCGACCGGCAGGGCATGCCGGTTTCCGGGCTGGACCTCTCCAACTTCCAGGTCTTCGAGAACGGCGAGCGGGTCGAGCCGGTCAACTTCTATGAAGTCGTGCGAGAAGACCCGGACGCCAACGCGCCGATCTGGCTCGTGCTGTACTTCGATCAGCACAACATGCTGTCCGCGAACCGCGACCGCGCCCTGGCGGAGTTGGAGGTCGACCTTCCGGCGGTGCTCGAGGATCGCCGGGTACGGGTCATGGTCGCCGCCCACGACCAGAAACCGGAAGTGATTCAGGACTTCACGCGGAACTTCGGGGCCATTCGGGGTGCCTTGACCTCCTTGAAGGGCCAGGAGACGGTCGGCGACGCGCGAGACGGCCTCCGGCAAAGCGCCCAGCTCTCCGTGACGGACATCTTCCAGCGGATGCGCAGCCGCGACCGCCTCGACCGCCAGAACGCGGGCCTCGCGATCGACGCCCTGCTGGGCGAAATGAGGACGTACGCCCGCGAGGTTCACGCCGACTCGCTGGAGACCTTCGATGCGCTCGGGAACTTCGTGCGTACGCTGGCCTGGCTCGAGGGCCGCAAGGCGCTCGTCTTCGTCTCCGACGGTGTGGCCGAACGGCCCGTGGGTACTCTGATGGAGCACATCCAGGACCTGCTCACGGGCGGCGCCAGTGACGCCGGGGCCCTGGTCGAGAGGGCGGGCGGCGGTCAGGCCCCCGGCACGCCGGGCACCGGCGGCCTCTTCGACCGCGATGCGAGCATGGAGGTCGGCCGCCTGCAGCAGGAGGTCGAGCAGTACCGGGCAACGGCGACGATTCAGGCCATCGTGGCCGAGGCGAACACGTACGGCGTGACGCTGGTCGCGGCAAAGCCGCCGCCGGGCGACGCGGCGACGAGCGCCAGGCGCTCCAGGGGCCGCGGCTCACTGATCGAGATCGCGGACCGCCGGGAAGCGCTCCACAGTCTGGCCGATGGGACGGGCGGCGTTGCCCGCACCGGCGGCGGGAGACTGACCGGCCTGCTGACCAAGGCCGTGGGCGGCATGCAGTCGTACTACTCGCTCGGACTGTCGTCGGCGGACAAGTTCGAGGGTGAGTTCACCTCGATCGAGGTGAGGGTGCGCGGCGTGAGGGGCGCCACGGCCAACTACCGCCAGAGCTACGTGAAGAAGGGGGTCCGCTCGCGCATTTCGGAGAGGGCGCTGGCGGCCGCGTTCGTCGGCCAGAGCGACAACCAGCACCGGATGGAGGTCAGTGTCGACGCGATGATGCCCGTCGAGGGAGAGGACCTGTTCGATGTGCAGATGTGGATCGAGTTCCCGATCAATAGCGTCGAACTGGTCGAGGTAGACGGCATCCACCGCTCCGCCACGCGGCTCGTCGTCGTGGCGATGGACGACGAGGACGAATTGACCGCGGCGCAGCATCTGGAAGTGCCGCTGCAGGTGCCGGGGGAAGCGCTTGCGGAGGCCCTCGAGAGCCACTACAGGGCCGGGTTGAGGATTCGCCTGCCCCCGGGTCGGCAGCGGATCGCGCTGGGCCTCTGGGATCAGGTGGCGCGGTCCGGTTCCGTGCTGACCGACGCGCTGACCGTGGGCACGCCGCAGTAG
- a CDS encoding NAD(P)/FAD-dependent oxidoreductase has product MRRFDVVVVGAGFAGLYMIHRLRSLGFTVRAFEVGDGVGGTWYWNRYPGARCDVESLEYSYQFSEELQQEWSWSERYSGQPEILRYANHVADRFELRRDIEFGRRVVSTHFDEAASGWRIEVAPADGSASAPLDGDHNGNRAGNETVFARFVVMATGCLSAANLPEFPGIEDFEGAKYHTGAWPHEGVDFTGVRVGIVGTGSSAIQAIPVIAGEAAHLTVFQRTPNYSIPAHNGAMDREREAEVKAEYPAFRHRNSQMPAGLGADMNPMNDAFAEVSPEERRRRFEERWEYGGFSFMASFADMLMSQEANDAAAEFVRDKIRGIVEDAEVADLLSPDNVIGCKRICLDSGYFDTFNRPNVTLVDVSSAPIERITKSGLRTGGHDYELDAIVFATGFDAMTGALARIDIRGRGGRALRSKWEDGPRAYLGLGVAGFPNLFVITGPGSPSVLSNMLPSIEQHVNWIADCMAWMRDRGHAAIEATPEAEDEWVAHVGEVAGATLYPTCNSWYLGANVPGKPRVFMPYLGFPPYVEKCDAVAANDYEGFELS; this is encoded by the coding sequence ATGCGTAGGTTCGACGTGGTGGTGGTCGGTGCGGGGTTTGCCGGCCTCTACATGATTCATCGCCTGCGGTCGCTCGGCTTCACCGTACGGGCGTTCGAGGTCGGCGACGGGGTCGGCGGCACCTGGTACTGGAACCGCTATCCGGGTGCCCGCTGCGATGTCGAGAGCCTGGAGTACTCGTACCAGTTCTCGGAGGAGCTCCAGCAGGAGTGGTCGTGGAGTGAGCGCTACTCAGGTCAGCCGGAGATCCTCCGCTACGCGAACCACGTGGCCGATCGCTTCGAGCTCCGGCGCGACATCGAGTTCGGCCGCCGCGTCGTCTCGACGCACTTCGACGAGGCGGCTTCGGGATGGCGGATCGAGGTTGCACCGGCGGATGGTTCGGCCTCCGCGCCTCTGGATGGCGATCACAACGGTAACCGGGCAGGGAACGAGACCGTCTTCGCTCGCTTTGTCGTCATGGCCACGGGGTGCCTGTCAGCGGCCAACCTGCCGGAGTTCCCAGGGATCGAGGACTTCGAGGGCGCGAAGTACCACACGGGCGCCTGGCCGCACGAGGGCGTCGACTTCACCGGGGTCAGGGTCGGCATCGTCGGCACCGGGTCGTCGGCGATCCAGGCGATTCCCGTGATCGCCGGGGAGGCGGCGCACCTGACCGTCTTCCAGCGAACGCCCAACTACTCCATTCCGGCCCACAACGGCGCGATGGACCGGGAACGCGAAGCCGAGGTCAAGGCGGAGTACCCGGCGTTCCGGCACCGCAACAGCCAAATGCCGGCCGGGCTCGGTGCCGACATGAACCCGATGAACGACGCGTTTGCGGAGGTCTCCCCGGAGGAACGCCGGCGGCGCTTCGAGGAGCGCTGGGAATACGGCGGCTTCTCCTTCATGGCTTCCTTCGCCGACATGCTGATGAGCCAGGAGGCGAACGATGCCGCCGCCGAGTTCGTGCGCGACAAGATCCGCGGCATCGTCGAGGACGCCGAAGTCGCCGACCTGCTCAGCCCGGACAACGTGATCGGCTGCAAGCGGATCTGTCTGGACAGCGGCTACTTCGACACCTTCAACCGTCCCAACGTGACGCTGGTCGACGTCAGTTCCGCGCCGATCGAGAGGATCACGAAGTCCGGACTCCGCACCGGCGGCCACGACTACGAACTGGACGCGATCGTCTTCGCCACGGGGTTCGACGCGATGACCGGGGCCCTGGCGCGGATCGACATCCGCGGCCGCGGCGGCCGGGCCCTGCGGTCGAAGTGGGAGGACGGTCCCCGCGCCTACCTCGGCCTCGGCGTCGCCGGTTTCCCCAATCTGTTCGTGATCACCGGCCCGGGGAGTCCTTCCGTGCTCTCGAACATGCTGCCGTCGATCGAGCAGCACGTGAACTGGATCGCCGACTGCATGGCCTGGATGCGGGATCGCGGCCACGCCGCGATCGAAGCGACGCCCGAGGCCGAAGACGAGTGGGTCGCTCACGTCGGCGAAGTTGCCGGCGCGACCCTCTATCCCACCTGCAACTCCTGGTACCTGGGCGCCAACGTGCCCGGGAAGCCTCGGGTGTTCATGCCCTATCTCGGCTTTCCTCCCTACGTGGAGAAATGCGACGCGGTAGCGGCCAACGACTATGAGGGGTTCGAACTGTCATGA
- a CDS encoding CaiB/BaiF CoA-transferase family protein, protein MPALDGLRILDLTRILAGPTCTQLLGDLGADVIKVERPGRGDDTRSWGPPFVRDADGEDTSESAYYLCANRNKRSVAVDLATPEGSDLVRRLAARSDVLIENFKVGTLHRYGLGYEDLKDDLPGLVYCSITGFGQTGPNAHRAGYDLLAQGYGGIMSLTGEPDGEPMKVGVGIADIVCGMYAATAILAALRHRDRTGRGQHIDLALVDTQMAWLVNEGTNYLTSGAVPQRRGNEHPNIVPYGVFETADGHVIVAVGNDAQYERFCELLGAPELASDDRYRKNAGRLAHRDELVARLSDLVRKLSSAEVLAGLEARGVPGGPIHDLEEALASDQAEARGMTIDLPHPLAGSGTVRMVANPIRMSETPVTYRRSPPVCGADTDEVIAELLGDD, encoded by the coding sequence ATGCCAGCGCTCGACGGCCTCCGCATTCTGGATCTGACCCGCATCCTCGCCGGGCCCACCTGTACCCAACTGCTCGGCGACCTCGGCGCGGACGTGATCAAGGTCGAGCGACCGGGGCGCGGCGACGACACGCGGTCCTGGGGACCGCCCTTCGTCCGCGATGCGGACGGCGAAGACACGAGCGAGAGCGCGTACTACCTCTGTGCCAACCGGAACAAGCGCTCCGTCGCGGTCGACCTCGCCACCCCCGAAGGCTCGGATCTGGTACGACGCCTGGCCGCCCGTTCGGACGTGTTGATCGAGAACTTCAAGGTCGGCACCCTCCACCGCTACGGCCTCGGCTACGAGGATCTGAAGGACGATCTGCCCGGCCTCGTCTACTGCTCGATCACCGGCTTCGGACAGACCGGGCCGAACGCGCACCGGGCCGGCTACGACCTGCTGGCCCAGGGCTACGGCGGCATCATGAGCCTGACCGGCGAACCGGACGGCGAGCCGATGAAGGTCGGCGTCGGCATTGCCGACATCGTGTGCGGCATGTACGCGGCAACGGCGATCCTGGCGGCGCTGCGTCACCGGGACCGTACCGGCCGGGGCCAGCACATCGACCTCGCCCTGGTCGACACGCAGATGGCCTGGCTGGTCAACGAGGGCACGAACTACCTGACCTCCGGTGCCGTGCCGCAGAGGCGCGGCAACGAGCACCCGAACATCGTTCCCTACGGCGTGTTCGAAACCGCGGACGGCCACGTGATCGTCGCGGTCGGCAACGACGCCCAGTACGAGCGGTTCTGCGAACTCCTCGGCGCCCCCGAACTGGCGTCGGACGACCGCTACCGGAAGAACGCCGGCCGGCTCGCCCACCGGGACGAGCTGGTGGCCCGACTGTCGGATCTCGTGCGCAAGCTGAGCAGCGCCGAGGTGCTGGCCGGCCTGGAGGCGCGCGGCGTGCCCGGCGGGCCGATCCACGACCTCGAGGAGGCGCTGGCATCGGATCAGGCGGAGGCGCGCGGGATGACGATCGACCTGCCGCATCCGCTGGCCGGGAGTGGCACGGTCAGGATGGTCGCCAACCCGATCAGGATGTCCGAGACGCCGGTGACCTACCGGCGGTCGCCGCCTGTCTGCGGCGCCGACACGGACGAGGTGATCGCGGAACTGCTGGGCGACGACTAG
- a CDS encoding ketoacyl-ACP synthase III, with translation MTNTAVGISGFGGYVPERVMTNEDWTRYVDTSDEWIVERTGIHRRRVAADDESTADMATAAARSALESRGIGPEEIDEIIVATDTPEVYTPDTASFVQRKLGAREVPSYDLGGSGCAGFVQAMDVARSRVLTGTRRVLVIGVELITRLVSWKIRETCVLFGDAAAGVIVERGPQIAEILGARTGTDGSQWSILTLEIGGTRKPFSLEYAQKEEHLKLIMEGRAVFRHAVHRMSEVGLDVLEAVGAKLEDVAMIVPHQANLRIVQAVAKNLAVPMEKVYTNLQEYGNTGSASVPLALWEAHSKGRISPGDLVLLTSFGAGFHWGAALLRFNG, from the coding sequence TTGACGAACACGGCCGTAGGAATAAGCGGCTTCGGCGGCTATGTGCCGGAGCGAGTGATGACGAACGAGGACTGGACCCGGTACGTAGACACCTCAGACGAGTGGATCGTGGAGCGCACCGGCATCCACCGGCGCCGCGTCGCCGCAGATGACGAGTCCACCGCCGACATGGCAACGGCCGCCGCCAGATCGGCCCTCGAAAGCCGCGGTATCGGCCCCGAGGAGATCGACGAGATCATCGTCGCCACGGATACGCCGGAGGTCTACACGCCCGATACAGCCTCCTTCGTCCAGCGCAAGCTCGGCGCCCGCGAAGTCCCTTCGTACGACCTGGGCGGCAGTGGCTGCGCCGGCTTCGTGCAGGCAATGGATGTCGCCCGCTCGCGGGTGTTGACCGGCACCCGCCGGGTGCTCGTCATCGGGGTCGAGCTGATTACGCGTCTGGTGAGCTGGAAGATCCGGGAGACGTGCGTACTGTTCGGCGACGCCGCGGCCGGCGTGATCGTCGAGCGCGGACCGCAGATCGCAGAGATCCTCGGTGCCAGAACCGGTACCGACGGCAGTCAGTGGAGCATTCTGACCCTCGAGATCGGTGGGACCCGCAAGCCGTTCAGCCTCGAGTACGCGCAGAAGGAAGAGCATCTGAAGCTGATCATGGAGGGCCGGGCGGTGTTCCGCCACGCCGTCCACCGCATGTCCGAGGTCGGCCTCGACGTGCTGGAAGCGGTGGGCGCGAAGCTCGAAGACGTGGCAATGATCGTGCCCCACCAGGCGAACCTGCGCATCGTCCAGGCGGTCGCGAAGAACCTGGCCGTGCCGATGGAGAAGGTCTACACGAACCTCCAGGAGTACGGGAACACGGGCTCGGCCTCGGTTCCCCTCGCGCTGTGGGAAGCACACAGCAAGGGCCGCATCTCGCCGGGCGACCTGGTACTCCTGACCTCCTTCGGTGCCGGCTTCCACTGGGGCGCGGCCCTGTTGCGGTTCAACGGCTAG
- a CDS encoding Nramp family divalent metal transporter — translation MPVPIPPLREENLPERKLSFWQLAGPGAIMIGLAIGAGELAVWPWVTAKFGAVMIWAAALGVFLQLWINIEIGRWAVVTGEHPYTSYARMSMGVIYAFLSLGFVGLFLPGWARMSGAALKALFFGPDGPGPEWFWTAVTFGLIALILFGPKQMYKAVERAIGIMVLVITIGLIYVAFSVGTWDAIKEMGRGLINFGHIELDDQFTFARFFGAVVFAGIGGAGNLWYAFYLRDKNIGMGGRIPVLANPLRVHKTAEVQTGYRYIETPENASRFRRWMRYVIQDQVIFFWLGNTFTMFLFMFGALTVLRPAGIVPEEGQIVWDMSVILETSLGTFGRYVFLLIGMAALFSSQLGAVDGGARTWSYLLGSMFKLGQKRTQSQWYLTFAIMFMVAGTVSTAFFELSGVSALGFIFNSALLGGFAMAIYVPLTLYVNLTKLPKSARPKALNIVMMVIASAVYVSFTLFTIWGLIFG, via the coding sequence ATGCCGGTACCGATCCCACCCCTGCGCGAGGAGAACCTGCCGGAGCGCAAGCTCTCGTTCTGGCAACTCGCGGGGCCGGGCGCGATCATGATCGGTCTGGCGATCGGGGCCGGGGAACTGGCCGTGTGGCCCTGGGTGACCGCCAAGTTCGGCGCGGTCATGATCTGGGCGGCGGCGCTCGGCGTCTTCCTCCAGCTCTGGATCAACATCGAGATCGGACGCTGGGCGGTCGTCACGGGCGAACACCCGTACACGTCGTACGCGCGGATGTCGATGGGGGTCATCTACGCCTTCCTGTCGCTAGGCTTCGTGGGATTGTTCCTGCCGGGCTGGGCGCGGATGTCGGGGGCGGCGCTCAAGGCGCTCTTTTTCGGCCCCGACGGTCCGGGCCCGGAGTGGTTCTGGACCGCCGTGACGTTCGGCCTGATCGCCCTGATCCTGTTCGGGCCCAAGCAGATGTACAAGGCGGTCGAACGGGCGATCGGGATCATGGTGCTGGTCATCACGATCGGCCTAATCTACGTCGCGTTCTCTGTAGGCACCTGGGACGCGATCAAGGAGATGGGCAGAGGACTCATCAACTTCGGGCACATCGAGCTGGACGACCAGTTCACCTTCGCCCGCTTCTTCGGCGCGGTCGTCTTCGCCGGCATCGGCGGCGCCGGCAACCTCTGGTACGCCTTCTACCTGCGAGACAAGAACATCGGCATGGGGGGCCGCATCCCGGTGCTGGCGAACCCGCTGCGGGTGCACAAGACGGCGGAAGTGCAGACGGGCTACCGCTACATCGAGACCCCGGAGAACGCGAGCCGGTTCAGGCGCTGGATGCGCTACGTGATCCAGGACCAGGTCATCTTCTTCTGGCTTGGCAACACGTTCACGATGTTCCTCTTCATGTTCGGTGCGCTGACCGTCCTGCGTCCCGCCGGCATCGTCCCCGAGGAAGGCCAGATCGTCTGGGACATGTCGGTCATCCTGGAGACCAGCCTCGGCACCTTCGGCCGTTACGTGTTCCTGCTGATCGGCATGGCGGCGCTGTTCAGCTCCCAGCTCGGGGCAGTCGACGGCGGCGCCCGCACCTGGTCCTACCTGCTCGGCTCCATGTTCAAGTTAGGTCAGAAGCGCACTCAGAGCCAGTGGTACCTGACCTTCGCGATCATGTTCATGGTCGCCGGCACCGTCTCGACCGCCTTCTTCGAACTCTCAGGCGTCTCCGCGCTCGGCTTCATCTTCAACTCCGCCCTGCTGGGCGGCTTCGCGATGGCGATCTACGTCCCGCTGACGCTCTACGTGAACCTGACGAAGCTGCCGAAGTCCGCCCGGCCGAAGGCGCTCAACATCGTGATGATGGTGATCGCGTCCGCGGTGTACGTGTCCTTCACCCTGTTCACGATCTGGGGCCTGATCTTCGGCTGA
- a CDS encoding serine hydrolase, whose amino-acid sequence MNRAMLQPGRRAAALLLTLTLAVSAPLTAADPDVTVSKPEQVGLSAERLARIDAVINGYIEAGKIAGATGLIARRGEIAYFNTYGYRDLETKEPMPKDALFRIYSMSKAVTGVAVMILHEKYGFALRTPASRWIPALGDLEVTEWSVDAGTGDPRMELVPANRDMTVQDLLTHTAGISYGGPRNARGGMYYAELGVGNRDQTLEEFVEKLGQAPLHNHPGTVWRYGYGMDVLGRLVEVISGKTFDVFLEDEIFAPLGMKDTAFYVRPGTEDRLAVLYTPDREAGDGTVMRSKAPPQDSYLTKPKIFYGGAGLVSTTTDYFKMVQMLLDGGRYEGGQLLSPKSVKLLSSDHIGDMPRVGQLLRPGDGFGLTFRVDMNPGVNGALGSPGDYSWGGAAGTRFWIDPEEEMVGVFMIQILPHAGLTYGTEFRNLAYQAIVD is encoded by the coding sequence ATGAACCGAGCGATGCTCCAACCCGGGCGGCGTGCCGCCGCACTGCTGCTCACCCTCACCCTGGCGGTCTCGGCACCGCTCACGGCCGCCGATCCGGACGTCACGGTCTCGAAGCCGGAACAGGTCGGCCTCTCCGCCGAGCGCCTCGCCCGCATCGACGCGGTGATCAACGGCTACATCGAGGCCGGCAAGATCGCCGGCGCCACGGGTCTGATCGCGCGCCGCGGTGAGATCGCGTACTTCAACACCTACGGCTACCGCGACCTCGAGACGAAGGAGCCGATGCCGAAGGACGCCCTCTTCCGCATCTACTCGATGTCCAAGGCGGTGACCGGCGTCGCCGTGATGATCCTGCACGAGAAGTACGGCTTCGCGCTGCGGACGCCGGCCTCGCGCTGGATTCCCGCCCTCGGTGACCTGGAAGTCACCGAATGGAGCGTCGACGCAGGGACCGGCGATCCGCGCATGGAACTCGTGCCCGCGAACCGCGACATGACGGTTCAGGATCTGCTGACCCATACGGCCGGCATCAGCTACGGCGGACCGCGCAACGCTCGTGGCGGCATGTACTACGCGGAACTTGGCGTGGGCAACCGCGATCAGACCCTCGAGGAGTTCGTCGAGAAGCTTGGCCAGGCGCCGCTCCACAACCACCCCGGCACGGTGTGGCGTTACGGCTACGGCATGGACGTCCTGGGCCGCCTGGTCGAGGTGATCTCTGGCAAGACCTTCGACGTGTTCCTGGAGGACGAGATCTTCGCGCCGCTCGGCATGAAGGACACGGCGTTCTACGTCCGCCCCGGTACCGAGGATCGGCTGGCCGTGCTCTACACCCCCGACCGCGAGGCCGGCGACGGCACGGTCATGCGCTCCAAGGCGCCGCCGCAGGACTCCTACCTGACCAAGCCGAAGATCTTCTACGGAGGCGCGGGCCTCGTCTCCACGACCACCGACTACTTCAAGATGGTCCAGATGCTGCTCGACGGCGGGCGCTACGAAGGCGGCCAGTTGCTGAGTCCGAAGTCCGTCAAGCTCCTGTCTTCCGACCACATCGGCGACATGCCGCGCGTCGGTCAGTTGCTGAGGCCGGGCGACGGGTTCGGCCTCACCTTCCGGGTCGACATGAACCCGGGAGTCAACGGCGCGTTGGGTTCCCCCGGTGACTACAGTTGGGGCGGCGCCGCGGGCACCCGCTTCTGGATCGACCCCGAGGAGGAGATGGTCGGCGTCTTCATGATCCAGATCCTCCCCCACGCCGGCCTGACCTACGGCACCGAGTTCCGTAACCTGGCCTACCAGGCGATCGTGGACTGA